In bacterium, the genomic window GCCTTAAGGGGATCACCGGTTAGGATAGAAAGAAATTCACTATCAGAGACTACCTTTGCCTCATTAGGCTTTAAGCTAAATATCTGCATTGTTCCTGAATCAATAAGATGCTTTGTTCCGGAGAAGACAAGGAAATGCTCTGTTCCATACTTTATCAATGTGCCATCAGGGTATTTTATCTTAAGGTAAGACATCACCGGTTGGAAATTTGGATAATTGCTCTGAGGTTAGCTCTGTAATAGATGTGCCATCAGGGGCATAGGCTTTAACACTATTATTGGGAACCAGCCTCTTTCTTCCATTCATTACATAGAATACATAATCATTGAATTTTACAAATTTTCCTTCTAAGGAAAGGGTATCATCTGTATTCTCTGTTCTGTATTCTGTGTTTTCTTGATAAGGCTCATATGAAAAAGTAATTGATGGGATTGCCTCTATATCAAAAAACCTTAGTCTATTTATTGTCCTGGCGAGGTTTGCGGTTTGCTTAAACATAGGTTATTCTTCTGATTTTTGTAGTTTAAGAATTTCTCAAAAATATTAGCCTGCTCAATAGCATCATCAAGGGCATTGTGGGTATGTTTGGAAGGAGAAAGGAATCTTTTGTCAATCCTTCTTTTCGTTGTTTCACTCCAGGAACAATGGGTCATTCCCATATAATAAGCCTTCAGATCAAGACCACTAATCCCAAATGGATTATGTCCTAAGAAGCGATGAAAATAATAGCAAACAAACATCCAATCAAATGTGGCATTAAAGGCAACAAAAACAGGTCTTTTTTCTTGACTAACCCTTTGAATCCATTGCTCAAAGTCTTTCATTGCTTTATTTGGCTCAGCACCCTTTGTTTTTAAAGTCTCCATATTTAAATGGCAAGCATCAATTGCCCCTTGAATGTAGTTGTCATTCAAGGGTTTTAGCTCAATGTAGAAGCCCTTTTCTGTTTCTCCCACTACACAAGCTCCTAGTGAAAGCATACTGTATTCTCCAGGAATAGGCCCTGATGATTCAATATCCACTGAGATAAATATTTCTTCCTTTGTCATTCTTCGGTTTGATACCAATATTTAAAGCCAAGTTTTTCAAAGAGCCTTTTGTAGTTTATTTTGAATACCCCTTCTCCGTATTCAGGGTCTGGGTCACGGCATTCCTCCATTAGTATTCTTTCTGTTTCTTTGCCTTCTCTATTCTGCTTTAACTCCGCATCTTTTAGCATCTTCTTTGCTTTACGGGGATTAAATGGTTCTTGAAAAGTTCTTAGCCAGAGGTCGCCCCAATCTTTTTTAAAATCTTCAATTCTTTCTTTATAATACCAATAAAATTCTAACGCCAGCCTATTTTTCCTAACCTCAATCGGCAACTCCCTTGTTGAAAATAACATCTTTGGAATATTTTTACCTTCTTCATACTCAGGGTTTATCGTAGCAACGATTAAGGATTCATTACAATGCTCATCGTCCTCAAAGAGAAGCTCTGTGTTTAATAAAGATGCAAGCTTATAGAGACAGTTTATGTCTTGTTTGGTTATTATTGATATATGTGATGTTTGGTCTTTTAATTCAGATGGAGAAAGAGTCCATCTTATAATATGACACCCTTTAGGAAAGCAGTCATCAAATAAATTTATCTCATTGCCAGCCCCTATCTCGTCGCTTACATAAGGACAAGTAATATCTTTTCTTATAATCCAATACTCCCCTGTATCACTGTTATCACCGTTCTCGCTATACTCTTTTTGGATTTGAAAGTCAGGGAAGAGCATATCCCTGAGAAGATGAGCCATCTCATCTGGGGTGATTGATGAAACCACATAACAACGTACTGACATTATAAATTCACCTCATTTTTTATAGATAATATGGGGATAGGGTGTTACTTTTTTCATAAAGGCTTCATTTTCCCAAATAGCTATTGGAGTTTTTCTTCCTAATACATTCTGTGATTCCTCCACCCATTTCTTAAGCTCTGGTATCTTATTGAGGTTTTCTAATCTTTCCGGATGTTTTGATCCGGGATTCAACTCTAAAAGAGCCTTTCCTCCTTCTTTTGATAACCCA contains:
- a CDS encoding 3'-5' exonuclease, with amino-acid sequence MTKEEIFISVDIESSGPIPGEYSMLSLGACVVGETEKGFYIELKPLNDNYIQGAIDACHLNMETLKTKGAEPNKAMKDFEQWIQRVSQEKRPVFVAFNATFDWMFVCYYFHRFLGHNPFGISGLDLKAYYMGMTHCSWSETTKRRIDKRFLSPSKHTHNALDDAIEQANIFEKFLNYKNQKNNLCLSKPQTSPGQ